In the genome of Pogona vitticeps strain Pit_001003342236 chromosome 13, PviZW2.1, whole genome shotgun sequence, one region contains:
- the TMEM186 gene encoding transmembrane protein 186, translating into MAGILVVGARLRAIPSCGKRFRNHVGLRWWKGALGVSRCFATHREPKPQDGNASERWPAKPEELGRSAPSRHTRLQKSSGEDSEPFRMIYYFPAIRACRALSRVKLAQTGFTVLAVPAAWVLYGQDLLALNVCLYATGIAGFALAMLYAMSFYLRRIIGMMYLSRDDTLLKVSHLTFWGRRKDIYCPVETVMTLADVGEHKNKVFLRFKQYNMSRFLYFTLRFGRVVDQEGFLHVFGEL; encoded by the exons ATG GCGGGAATTCTTGTCGTGGGCGCTCGGCTGCGTGCGATCCCCTCGTGCGGAAAGCGTTTCCGGAACCACGTGGGTCTGCGCTGGTGGAAGGGAGCGCTCGGCGTGTCCCGCTGCTTTGCCACACACAGAGAGCCGAAACCCCAGGACGGGAACGCTTCCGAGAGATGGCCGGCCAAACCCGAAGAGCTGGGCCGTTCCGCTCCTTCTCGGCATACCCGCCTGCAGAAATCTAGCGGCGAAGACTCGGAGCCCTTCCGGATGATTTATTACTTCCCGGCCATCAGGGCCTGCCGAGCCCTTTCGAGGGTGAAGCTGGCCCAAACCGGTTTCACCGTATTGGCTGTCCCGGCGGCTTGGGTCCTTTACGGGCAAGATCTGTTGGCTCTGAACGTTTGCCTGTACGCCACCGGCATCGCCGGCTTCGCCCTCGCCATGCTCTACGCGATGAGCTTCTATCTCCGGCGCATCATCGGCATGATGTACCTGAGCCGGGACGACACCCTGTTAAAAGTATCGCACCTGACGTTCTGGGGCCGGCGGAAGGACATCTACTGCCCCGTCGAGACGGTGATGACCTTGGCGGACGTCGGCGAACACAAGAACAAGGTGTTTCTGCGCTTCAAGCAGTACAACATGAGCCGGTTTTTGTATTTTACCCTCCGCTTTGGGCGGGTCGTGGACCAAGAGGGGTTTCTGCACGTGTTTGGCGAACTTTAA
- the PMM2 gene encoding phosphomannomutase 2 encodes MADFLQALRKKVKVGVVGGSDFEKIQEQLGEEVVENYDYVFPENGLVAYKDGKLLHKQSIQGQMGEELLQDLINYCLSYIAKIKLPRKRGTFIEFRNGMLNVSPVGRNCSREERIEFYEFDKREGIRETFVADLRRDFAGKGLTFSIGGQISFDVFPDGWDKRYCLGTVCEDGFKKIYFFGDKTMPGGNDYEIYTDPRTIGHSVTSPEQTRKLCEELFF; translated from the exons ATGGCCGATTTCCTGCAAGCCCTGAGGAAGAAAGTGAAAGTCGGCGTCGTGGGCGGCTCCGATTTCGAAAAGATTCAAGAGCAGCTCGGGGAAGAGG tGGTTGAAAACTATGACTACGTTTTCCCAGAAAATGGTCTAGTGGCATACAAAGATGGGAAGCTCTTACATAAACAG agcatTCAAGGCCAGATGGGTGAAGAACTGCTCCAGGATTTGATCAACTACTGCCTCAGTTACATTGCTAAAATCAAGCTGCCCAGGAAACG GGGCACTTTTATTGAATTCCGGAACGGGATGCTGAATGTCTCCCCCGTCGGCCGAAACTGCAGCCGAGAAGAGCGGATTGAATTCTACGAGTTTGATAAG AGGGAAGGGATCCGAGAGACGTTTGTGGCCGACTTGCGGAGAGATTTTGCCGGAAAGGGCCTCACGTTCTCCATCG GAGGCCAGATAAGTTTCGATGTGTTCCCAGACGGCTGGGACAAGCGATACTGCTTAGGGACCGTTTGCGAGGATGGCTTCAAGAAGATCTATTTCTTTGGAGATAAGACCATGCCG GGCGGGAACGACTATGAAATATACACAGATCCCAGGACCATCGGCCACAGCGTGACGTCACCGGAGCAGACCAGGAAGCTCTGCGAAGAGTTATTCTTTTAA